A portion of the Papilio machaon chromosome Z, ilPapMach1.1, whole genome shotgun sequence genome contains these proteins:
- the LOC106715898 gene encoding chromatin complexes subunit BAP18, with the protein MSDSALKLSHIFWEAGAAFGKLSELTRDFHNMNDSQSSCKWNEEEVEMLRACVHRFALDLHQLSVHIKNKTIEQIKRTLRKKAFEDAGIPLREASGPPEPPSASCTESSDVSSDPESWTGTTEEEASS; encoded by the exons ATGAGTGATTCCGCTTTGAAG CTCTCGCACATATTCTGGGAGGCGGGTGCGGCATTCGGCAAGCTGTCCGAGCTAACACGGGACTTTCATAACATGAATGATAGTCAATCGAG TTGCAAATGGAATGAGGAAGAAGTGGAGATGCTGCGCGCTTGCGTTCACCGCTTTGCCCTCGACTTGCACCAGCTCAGTGTgcacattaaaaacaaaactat CGAGCAAATCAAGAGAACATTGAGGAAGAAGGCATTTGAGGACGCCGGCATTCCGCTGCGAGAGGCGAGCGGCCCTCCCGAGCCCCCGTCAGCATCCTGCACTGAGTCTAGCGATGTCTCCTCGGATCCCGAG agTTGGACGGGAACCACTGAGGAGGAGGCATCATCGTAG